The Macadamia integrifolia cultivar HAES 741 chromosome 3, SCU_Mint_v3, whole genome shotgun sequence genome segment GATGCTCAGATGTCAGcacaaagaagagaaatggagaaaaaaaaaccctcattcGAGGTCTGAGGAGCGTGAACGATAGTTTACTTGATCATGCCCCTGATGACAAAAAAAGTATTTCTACTTGGCAATGGTACAAGCGTCATTTTAGGCAAATACGTGGaggcattttggtatttcacTTAGTTAAATTGGTGAAATTAGTCTCACTTCAATCTCAATTACCTTTTTCCTTAGGTCTGAAGGTCTGAGGTCTGAGGTCTGAGGTCTCCGAGGGTTTTttggcttctctctctctctctttctctctagcTCTCAAAGCTCCCATGGCGCCGCCTCCAGGGCCTTACTCTGGCACCAGCACTCTCGCTCTGGTATTCCTTCACTTtcatctctcccccctcccccatccCTCTGGTGGGAAGTCTGTTTCGCTGCGGTTGGATTTGtcaaatttcttctctttctctgtcttATTGTTTTTGTTGCAGGTGGCTCGTGCTTCGGCCTTCACTTTCGGTCTTGTCTACGGAAGCGTCAAACTGAAGTATCTCAAGGTTCTTCCATCGTTCCTTGCTCAATCTTTTCAAAGTGGATCTGTTTAACCCATTCGTTATCTAATCTAATGTTATATCCTGAATCTCTTTGAGGACCTTGATTTCGATCACTGAAATTCCGATTCATCGGATAATTATTGGAAATGTAGGGAATGATTTTATGTTAGAGGGTTCATGGtggatttgatttgatgaaAAATATTTATCTTCCTTATATATTATCACTGCATATATGTATGGTTTTTGATCTTATATCATATTATTGTCGTAATGCTTCGACTGCTACTTGGGACGGAAGTGGCAGCTGATACATACTCTGCACATACATTACTTTTTTGttggtaattaggttggtagtGCCTAATAGTCTAAGTAATGTGTTTTTGTGAAATAGCCCTCGCTCAGGAACAGATATTAGCCAAACTTGTTTACTAGTGGACGTAAACACAGTTAGGACTTAGGATGCATCCTTGTTGGAATTCCCTGTTCAATGACTTGTAGGCGATGGAAGAAAGACTAGAGTCATTGATTATAAAGGGAATCCTCCCCAGATCTTGGATTTAATTTGCTTTTCTATGTCACGGGGACAACTCCATTTGTGAGAACATCCTCCATTGAGTCTCTGTACCTATCCTGTTTACTTGCCttgttttctttcttgattGTTGGATCCCTTGTA includes the following:
- the LOC122073585 gene encoding uncharacterized protein LOC122073585, coding for MAPPPGPYSGTSTLALVARASAFTFGLVYGSVKLKYLKAKAKSQMKAVAKGHH